From a single Capsicum annuum cultivar UCD-10X-F1 chromosome 12, UCD10Xv1.1, whole genome shotgun sequence genomic region:
- the LOC107849693 gene encoding high mobility group B protein 9 — protein MMSQAAIIPTPMASHEKIVNDPTLFMECLKNFHSVLSTKNTIPVIGGKELDLHVLYVEVTKRGGFDKVVAEKKWREVSSVFSFSPTTTSASYALRKHYFTLLHHFEQVYFFRHNFPGSRCFQAEGTIDAKFDCGYFVSMKMGSEVLSGVLYHPHQQAPSSSSKLAAQNCNAVVPYNAPRHHHTGRRNRRRKNGDPNHPKANRSGYNFFFAEKHAMLKSLYPHKEREFTKMIGESWNNLSPEEKMVYQNYGVKDKERYQKELKEYKERKMTESASY, from the exons ATGATGTCTCAGGCAGCTATTATTCCAACACCAATGGCATCACATGAGAAAATTGTGAATGATCCAACTCTCTTCATGGAGTGCCTCAAGAATTTTCACTCTGTTTTGAGTACAAAGAACAC gaTTCCTGTGATTGGAGGAAAGGAGCTTGATTTGCATGTCTTATATGTTGAGGTGACAAAAAGGGGTGGCTTTGACAAG GTTGTAGCTGAGAAGAAATGGAGAGAAGTGAGTTCTGTATTTAGCTTTTCTCCAACCACAACAAGTGCTTCATATGCATTGAGGAAACATTATTTCACTTTGCTTCATCACTTTGAACAAGTTTACTTCTTCAGGCATAATTTTCCAG GATCAAGGTGTTTCCAAGCAGAAGGGACAATTGATGCCAAATTTGATTGTGGTTATTTTGTGTCCATGAAAATGGGATCTGAAGTTCTTAGTGGAGTACTTTATCATCCCCACCAACAAgctccatcatcttcttcaaaaTTAGCTGCACAAAATTGCAATGCGGTTGTACCTTACAATGCACCACGTCACCACCATACTGGGCGGAGGAACAGGAGGAGGAAAAATGGTGATCCTAATCACCCAAAAGCTAACAGGAGTGGATACAACTTCTTCTTTGCGGAAAAACATGCCATGCTCAAATCTCTTTATCCGCATAAAGAGAGGGAATTCACAAAAATGATTGGAGAATCTTGGAATAATCTTTCTCCTGAGGAAAAAATG GTCTATCAAAACTATGGAGTGAAAGACAAGGAAAGGTACCAGAAGGAACTGAAAGAgtataaagaaagaaagatgacCGAATCAGCTTCCTACTAA